Genomic segment of Actinomycetes bacterium:
GCAGCGACGTGGCCGCCGTGCCGATCAGCAGCGGCAAGGTCGACAAGGAGCGGGCCGGTCTGGTCAAGCTCGTGGACGACGCCACGGCTCTCGTCGCGGGCGGCAAGACGGCCGACACGCTCGTCAAGCTGGGGAACCTGCGGACGAAGGTGGGTCAGCTCGCGGAGGGAGGGCGGATCAGTCCCGAGTCCGCCGCTCTGCTGACGGCCGACATCGACGCCGCGTCGGGATGCCTGTCCGCCGGCTGACGACGCGCGGCGTGTGACAGCGTGTGGCGGTGCTCGTGGCCGCGACTGTCTGTCCCCACCCGCCGCTGCTGGTGCCCGGCGTCGCGGCCGGGGCGACCGCTGAGACCGACGACCTGCGCGCGGCCTGTGACGCCGCGGTCGGGGCGCTGCTCGCGACCCGGCCCGACCTGGTGGTGGTCGTGGGCGCGGCGGACCGGTCGGGTCCCTTCGAGGCCGGGGCGTGGGGGTCGCTGAAGGCGTACGGCGTCGATGTCGACGTGGGTCGCTCCCACGCTGGCGCGGCGGACGGCCACGGGACCGGCCCGACCCTGCCGTTGTCGCTGACCCTCGGCCGCTGGCTGCTCGACCGGGCCGCGTCGACCGGAGCCACGGCCCCGGTGCTGCTCTTCGGTGTCGCTGCCGATGCCGACCGCGACCGCTGCCTGGAGGTAGGGGCCGCGCTGGCCGGCCGCGCCGCGCGGGTCGGCCTGCTGGTGATGGGTGACGGGACCGGCCGCCGGACGCCGAAGCCCGGTTACCTGGACGGTCGTGCCGAGCCCTTCGACGCGCGGGTCGCAGCAGCGTTGTCCGCGGGCGACCCGTCGGCCCTGGCCGGGCTCGACGTCGTCCTGGCCGACGAGCTGCTCGTGCAGGGCCGGGCCGCGTGGCAGGTGCTCGCGGGCGCGGCCGGCCAGCAGCGGTGGCAGGGCGAGGTCATCTACGACGCCGCGCCCTACGGCGTCGGCTACCTGGTCGCGACCTGGCTGCCGGCCTGAATCAGGGCTGGTGAGGCTGCCATGCTGATCGGGCTCAGTGGCGAGGGGTGCCGCTCCCAGGGGGCGTGCCACCGGTCGACGGCCTGGCGTCCGGAATGTCGTCGTTCTTGCCGTCGAGCTTGTCGAGGGCGTCCTTCGCCGCCGTCGAGCCCTTGGCGATGTGCGTGTCGTGCTTGCCGCCGGTCTTCTTGCTCGCCATCCCGCCGGCCTTGTCGATGCCCTGCGCGATCTTGTCGCCGTGCTCGTCGACGGCCTTCTCGGCCTTCTTCCGGATGTTGTCGAACATGCCCATGGCGTCACCGTAGGCCACCTGAGCGAGACTTGCCGACCGTGACCGCCACGCCCGCGCCCGCCGTCGTCGCGGTCGTCGGCGCCACGGCGACCGGCAAGAGCGACCTGGCCGTCGAGGTCGCGGTGCGGCTCGGTGGCGAGGTGGTCAACGCCGACTCGATGCAGCTCTACCGCGGCATGGACGTCGGGACCGCCAAGCTGACGGTCGCCGAGCGGCGCGGGGTGCCGCACCACCTGCTCGACGTGTGGGACGTGCGGGTCGCTGCCAACGTCGCGGACTACCAGCGGCTGGTACGCCGTCAGCTGCTCGAGATCGCCTCGCGTGGTCGGGTGGCCGTGCTCGTCGGCGGCTCGGGCCTCTACGTGCGGGCCGCCCTCGACGACCTCGCGTTCCCCGGCACCGACGACGGCGTCCGGGCCCGGCTCGAGCGCGAGCTGGCCGACCGCGGGCCGGCCGCCCTGCACGCCCGGCTGCAGCAGGTCGACCCGGCCGCAGCCGCCGCGATCCTGCCGAGCAACGGCCGGCGGGTCGTCCGCGCGCTGGAGGTCGTCGAGATCACCGGCCGTCCGTTCACCGCCTCGCTTCCCGAACCGGGCGGCTACGCGGTGCCCGCGGTGCAGCTGGGGCTGGCCCTCGACCGGCCCCTGCTCGACGAGCGGATCGCGGCGCGGGTCGACCGGATGTGGCAGGGCGGGCTGGTCGACGAGGTGCGCCGGCTCACAGAGCAAGGATTGCGCGAGGGACGCACCGCGTCGCGGGCGCTCGGCTACGCCCAGGTGCTGGGCCACCTCGAGGGGGAGTGGACCGAGCAGCAGGCCCGGGACGAGACCGTCCGGGCCACCCGGCGGTTCGCCCGGCGGCAGGAGTCCTGGTTCCGCCGGGATCCGCGGGTGGTGTGGCTGGACGCCGGGTCACCGGACCTGGTCGAACGGGCTCTCGCACACTGCTGACGCCGCACTGCGGAGGGGACCTGCCCGATGGCCCGGCACGCCGCGCCGCGCCGGGCCACTCGGCAGCCGTAGCCTGGAGGGGTGGCGCGGTTCGTCAAGGGGCACGGGACGGAGAACGACTTCGTGCTGCTCCCGGACCCCGACGGCGAGCTGGAGCTGACCGACGAGCGGGTGCAGCGGCTCTGCGACCGCCGGGCCGGGATCGGGGCGGACGGCGTGCTGCGGGTGGTGCGCTCGGCGGCCCACCCGGAGGCGGCGTCGACGGCCGG
This window contains:
- a CDS encoding class III extradiol dioxygenase subunit B-like domain-containing protein — translated: MLVAATVCPHPPLLVPGVAAGATAETDDLRAACDAAVGALLATRPDLVVVVGAADRSGPFEAGAWGSLKAYGVDVDVGRSHAGAADGHGTGPTLPLSLTLGRWLLDRAASTGATAPVLLFGVAADADRDRCLEVGAALAGRAARVGLLVMGDGTGRRTPKPGYLDGRAEPFDARVAAALSAGDPSALAGLDVVLADELLVQGRAAWQVLAGAAGQQRWQGEVIYDAAPYGVGYLVATWLPA
- the miaA gene encoding tRNA (adenosine(37)-N6)-dimethylallyltransferase MiaA, with the translated sequence MTATPAPAVVAVVGATATGKSDLAVEVAVRLGGEVVNADSMQLYRGMDVGTAKLTVAERRGVPHHLLDVWDVRVAANVADYQRLVRRQLLEIASRGRVAVLVGGSGLYVRAALDDLAFPGTDDGVRARLERELADRGPAALHARLQQVDPAAAAAILPSNGRRVVRALEVVEITGRPFTASLPEPGGYAVPAVQLGLALDRPLLDERIAARVDRMWQGGLVDEVRRLTEQGLREGRTASRALGYAQVLGHLEGEWTEQQARDETVRATRRFARRQESWFRRDPRVVWLDAGSPDLVERALAHC
- a CDS encoding antitoxin, whose protein sequence is MGMFDNIRKKAEKAVDEHGDKIAQGIDKAGGMASKKTGGKHDTHIAKGSTAAKDALDKLDGKNDDIPDARPSTGGTPPGSGTPRH